ACCTTTCAAATACATAAGCTCCATTATCCTATGTTGAGATATTTTGGGTATAATTGTGACAGGATGCTAGCTAATAATAGCATCACCAAGAGAAAGGATATATTTATGTTGCATATCGTCACACATTAGATGTTTCAGGTGTTGGCtggaaaaaggtttttgcagTATGGATGCCAGAAAACCTCAATATGAACAATTATTGTTCCCCTCGATTTGTTCTTCACGTAGTAAGCGATCGTGACAGCAGTGTTTAGCAGCTGGTTTTTCTGAAATATTCTTAAGCTAGTTTGTCAGATGGTTTTAAAAAGAATTCAAAAGACTAAAGACATTGATTATAGTCTCCAAACTGCATGACTATGAACTGCAATAAATATGCCTACATGTATTGTAGAGGAACAtattcaggagttgtgtgcccACAAGAGTAATGTCCACGCAGTTGTATTCTCCTGCCACAACATATTAGCCTCTGGCAGCTGGgataaacaaattattttatggAATCCATACAATGGCGAAATGCTCTTTTGTCTTAAAGGTAGGTCTGTTGCTGCAGAAAGACGGTATATCTCAGCTACTGTGTACAGCATTTTTCCAGCAGTGGGCTGATCAATTGTTGTCTCTTTCATTTAATGCTTTGTGTCCAACTGCACTATTTCAACCGTGTAGTTTAGAGAAACTTTAATGTTCTGAGttcatatcatagaagcacgtAGTACATGCATGTATAGCAACATgtagtaaatatacatgtatagcaaaATGTAGTACATGTACAGCACCATGTTGTACATGTACAGCACCTCAGTCAGCTAGCTTATACTAATATAGCCTACTCACTCTGTGTCAAGTTTTAAATTGTCATTTCATCAGAAGCTATTAACAAGCTTATCTGTAGTCAGTTCAAGCATCAACATGATTGGGTGGTCTAGTACCATGCATAAAGCATTCCTGCCATTCTTTACTTATTCCAGGTCATGAGGGTTGGGTTCAGGCTCTATGTTTTTCTACCGATGGCTACCTACTGGCCAGCGCTGCCGATGATGATATGGTAAAAGTTTGGAGTGTTTCTAATGGAAGTTGTCTCAAGACATTGGAGGGTAGAACTGACGGCTCCTCCCATTGTGGCTTCCATCCATCTGGTGCTCTCGTGGCTTCTGGTACTCAGTCTATTAATTATTGCCTTGAAATACAGCTGTTATTTATTCTCAACTCCTTCACTTAGGGACAACTCTAAGTGAAGACAACTCTACAGCGCTCTAAATCTTAGCATATCTAGTGCTGCTTTGACAGTCAATTCCTGCTGTTGGCAGGAGATTAGTTTTCTTCTAGCAAGAAATTAAATCTTTCTTCACTCATTATTAAACATATGTAATTTGTCAGAAATGGCTGCACTAGACCAATGTATTGCATAATAAGCCTGTGGACCTGTTTAGGTTCTGCTACAAGTACCCTTTCCTTGGAAAACAAACTGTCAACAGAGATGACTATTCCTGGTGAGCCACCTCACAAACTTGTCGGAGAGGAAATACTGGATCGAGTTACAGAGAAAGCGAAGACAAGACCACAGAGTGCTATAGGAGTTAGCAGTGCACCCAGCTGCACTGTACGTAAAGAAAGACCAAGAACTGCCGGCACTACTAGTAGTAAGGCTGACCTACAACCCTTGAAGTTGAGTAACGTAGAGAGATGGCTAACTTCTTCCTGCCAGAGGTTATAAAGCTCGTATAGGCAAGATACGTCTGCAGAAGAAATATGTCTGCTCATTACGTTTGCTCATTTCCTCTCCATTACCTCAcacttttttaatatttctcaactttcacaaatatttttcattgctatatCTTGCTTTAGCAGTTTTATTTAGTCTTATAGCTGCATTCACTCCAGTGCCTCGCTTTCTGTGAGgttatgttaatatattattatatgttaatatattattatatttaatttttgtcCAAAATATATGTTTTCAATTAGCTGATATTTTCAATCCTAAAAAACCATCGAAATCTTTTGCTCAGCAGTCATTGCCTGTAGTGCTTTCTTGCTCTTACACAGTTCTGTCAGAAGTCGTTCATTTAAGATATCAACCCGTCCAGTAAATCTTTTTCAATTGACTCGCCATTATTTATTCTTTTACTTTATGCCACTGATTTTGATTCTGCTGAGATTGGCTTCCACGCTGATGCTTTATGGTTtcaaattcaatagtctttgtAATAAAAATGCTATTAATTTTTGAATGTGTTCCTACTTTAAAACTACACGTATTGTTCAAAGCATATTTTTCTGTGCTAgcatactgtatataatataaacgtTATTGTTACATCATGTATCACGACTCGGTGAAAATTATACTGTTTCCTAGCATTATTTTAGTGCTGTAGGTTTTTAGCAAAGCTAATCGCTCATGCAGGGATGATAAGTTGATGGTATAAACTGCAAGGCTTATGGTTAGCTAGTTACATTCAATATgtaaaaatttactaaaagttgTATCTTATAGCGTATTCAGTGTTAGTATTTTAATAATACATTTGTACACATCCATGATTTTAACTTATTACATACATCGAAAGCAGAGCATGACAAATTGAACAGACTCTAGGCTAGACATtatttgatgtacatgtatttgtttaaaGAAGCTAGCGCCACTCCGTACCAGAGTGGCAAGCCAGATGATATGTCAAATTGAGCAAACTGATAATCTACTATGGTTGACTAAAGGACAAACCCTGCTGGTGATGAAAGGCCCTAGCAAAAGGATGTCTCCATCCAATTATCGACCCATAAATTGCTTATCAACTACTTAGAAGCTGGAGAGTCAGTGTCTACAAACTACAAGAGCACATTGGTCAATATATGACTAGTGCTCAGAAAGGTGTTGACCATAACACCTAAGGTGCCAACACAGCTTCTGGTCCTGCATTATAGCAGTTGAAGACATGAATCTGGCAATAGAAGGCATTGATTACAAGAAGGTACAGGACTCTATTCGAGTGCCTCTGGCTATATAATGTCAATCCTTAGCTAGTGACATTCAttaagatgtcaatgaccaatcGGATGACAGGAAAATAGCGAGTGTCATTATCAAATgtaacatctacatgtacaatgCTGATGCACTTTTTACCTCCACTCTCCTACCTGTCTATATCCTCTGAGCAACTTGCTTTGGGGCACCCACTATCGGTATCAGTTCAGGAGTGGTACAAAAAACAACCACCTCTTCTATATGGATGACATCAAACCGTGTGCTAAAAAGGTATATGGATTAATTAATTCATCTTACAAGAGTCTTCAGCAACAACATAGGAATAACATTTGATAGATAGTCTCAAACTGCTTACAAGTTTCATAAAGGGTGTAGGAAAATGATATGAGTATTTGACATTACCCAAAGTACGTAGTGTGAACCAATACTCTGAGATCAATCAAAATGCCTTCACAGAAAACAATGAACACATTTGACAGTTCTTTAAAAGCCAGCATAATGCCAAAAGTCAGGTTAAGGTAATCAACTTGTTTGTCACACCTGCAGTGAGGTATTTGGCAAGCATCATAAAGTAGACAAAGGAAGAACTCCGATACCTAACGCGACTAGAAAGCTGCTAACCATGTATGAGCCTTTCCAATCAAGGTCAAGTACTAATCTATTACATCAGAGTAGAAAAGATGGCGGAAGCAATCTCACAATGTGGAAGAAGTTAAGATTTTATGCAAGGTCTCCTCAATGTCAGGCTTAAGTAAGTTGCTAGCTGATTCCATCTTGTTGCTGCTGTACAAATACGATTCGCATAGAGAGATAACAAATTGCTTTCCAAATGTCACCATCAGCAGGTGTCAAAGGTTCGGGAACTCCAGCAAACATACCAGTGGCTGAACAGTAGTGATCTGGCGACCAATACTGAATCGATATGTCTGGTCACTTCAGAACAAGTGCTCTTCTACATAGGGGATGACTCTCAATACAGACCTTTGTAGAAAAATGCTCTAGTGACCATCCATCACATTATCAGTGAGTGCAAATATGTGGCGGGTTTTACTTGTTCCACATGACACAACTCCACTGTGCTGCAGTCGCGATGCACACGGATATGCATTCACTCTGGTCTGAATCACCTGCagcattatataaaaaaatatatatatctatatatatttttcaaagtttgtgtattcgTCTGTTGTTGTGATTggctagctatagctattatgtTAGAATTGCACTCACGCGTAACGATGCTtctgttgaaaaaatattttgggacctaagtatcTGTTAGGGCTTTTTTTGTTAGGGCTAATTGATTCCGGcccacgatatcaacaataatttatctcgaacatAAAAGTtggtgatttgtgtactgattatatacgctACTAAAAGATATATGTCGCTGATttcgccatggcgagttatccatATCCAGTATATCCGgtatccgttataataaaaacgaTCCGCAAACAGCTAAACGATAAGATTTTTGTTAACagtttaaagtttactaaaatgcatactaaaacttccttcaagtatgcgtttagtaaactaaattcatttaagttagattcagcgtttatgttacacgtctgtctcgaaggaaagaactctccacgtagtacattgtaatattatattatcttgcagatcataaccaaaaATGCACTAAATTCATTGTTAGTACCTCTAGTGACCTAGtcactaaggttaacatattgttttggtactatttttaatgatgatgatttttactctGATTGCTTTAGGTAAtgactatgagtttctataccatTCTATGTAAGTCGATACCCTACGTCCTACgatatttttgtagaaaactgacgtgccaatttttgcatgtcaacactgaaacgagttgaaatcatataattgtataccaaataatttttccttgtaatcgtagcaaaacagactatatataGCCAtaacttgctaatgatttcacatttacatttaaccacctttaaaattttatttttccttctaatttacttcaacaaaacacttttttcaagtcataaaattttaaacttacagttgtttgaaaacctcataaatacattatatatatataggtttatatatctatggaaaacatttacagttgatttatttatttttaatttagttgccCTGCACAagaccttttcctcatgatatgaagtttgaaagttacagttgtttgacaaagtttgaaaacctttacagttgtttttattttctctcttaatttatttcaactacacaaaacagttctctcatgatatgtagtttaaaatttagaatggcaaatgttgttatatgttaagtacaaatcaattttctgtccaaaaaattttttattacctaggcattgccgggtagcacagctagtgtatatatatatgtagcattCTTAAGAATGCTAAATTTAAGATATAAAATTTCATCATATTAAAGTTATCAGTTGACCAAACTGAATTTGACCAAAGAAATTTAAAGATGAGTTTTTCTGTGTTTCATACGAATTGCCTGTACATCTGGCAATCTATTTTTAAAACCTCATAATATTACCGATGATTTAGAATTTAATATCTACTTTCTTTCATTGTACAAGTAAATTTCGCTTGTGGTTACCCTAAAATTTTGGCCATTGTTAAGTATACCTAATTTCTCTAGCTTTAATACTTGGTGTTTATCTTCTTGCATAACTTTGGCTAATCCgtgcataaaaatttgttatttttttgataAGAATTTTTACATATGGTAATTGGTTGTCAGCAAAGAATTGTAATTGAGCAATTTAACCAATTATTGCCAGACCAAATTTTGCTCAATCATAACAAATACATATTGCTGAAATTTTTACCGTATCTTCATTCAGCTGGTGTTTTGCTCTTTTAAGAGACACTCGACTTGTcagcataaaaaatgtttttattcgTTTAGAAACTTGCCAATTTTTTGATTATGGTCAAGGGAATAATAAATTAGCAGCAAAGACCAACATACGCAAATCAAaccattattataataaatgatTTATCCGTTTGGTCTGGTAGGTTGTATTGAGGCAGTGTTTTGACAGTGTCTTCTGTCGGCTTGAGGGAAGTATAATAAGTCAGTTTAAACTCCCTCATGTTGGGTTCGGTAGGTTGCATTTCAGGTAGCATTTGGCATAGTGCACCTTTTTGACTTTAGCAGAGTATAACGATGTGGACTCTCCTTTCAGGTCTAGCAGGTTGTATCACAAGAATCATTGGAATAAGGGCATTCAGTAGGCTGCAGGAGGGTATAGCGAGATGTGAAATGCTCAGCCCCTGAAATTAGAGTTGTCCCCTCTTCCATGCTATAAGACTTACGCGCCTATCGTGTACAATGTTTATGATTGTTTATGTTATAGCAATTATTACAGCATAGCGTAATTACAGCACATGTTTGAATGCTTTGACAAACAACGAGTCGCGCTTTTCATTTACATTACATATGTACTGTATGGACAGGTATAAAATACGTTGACTTAATTTTTAGCTCGTTCATAAATTAATAGTATTGTCGTGTAGAACAATCCTTCACTTATGATGCAAATTGCATTACGAAAAAGAAGAATTCTTAGCATATTATAATAGACGTTGTTTGTAATTTTTCGGTTCGCCAATGTACCTAGATTCTATCTAAATGAAACTGCGTTTTTTTATCTGACAGTTATTGTAGATAACGGCTTCTTGATTTAGTAGCCACGATATATTAATCATCCCAGGTTACCCAACAGTCCAACTTTCGGCGCTAATTGGTTGTACATGTAGTAGTGGATCGACCGATCTTTCACGTGGATAGTGTTTCCCCGAAGATGAATATTTATTCTCGAAATCCTATTGGCCAACAGATTTTTAATAAGTTTGCGATTGGACAACGAAGTTGTTAATCTTACTGTCGGAAAGGGACAACATGTAAACACAATCGTGACATATTGTAAACACTCAAAGATCCAAGTCTAATGTAGGACATTGCTTCCGTTATTTAAGTGCGGTAATCttacaatttttgtttttagtttgtcGCTTTAAATTTGACGTGCTTTTAAACTTCAGTAACTGTTGAAGTTTGCTGATTAGTGTTCTGTTGAGCTTTCTGAGTATCTATAAAATCTATCACACATATAAGTAAGTGGATTTAAATAAAGATCTGCCAGATTATTATGAGCAATGTATATTATGGTAATCAAGAGTCATATTTTACAGTATGTTTTCCACAGGGTACCGCAACaagtaaaataaccaaaaaGCAGTGTATAAAAAATCCAATGTTTAGTCTAACAAATATAACAGCAGCGGTAGACTCACATCATTGAATTGATTTCTTAGCTAGCTTtctagtttaattattatactgAGGCATAACTTTATTTTTGTGGGTGTGTACGTTTAATAAGGATAAAGTGCTTATTTGCTTTTTATATGATTCGAATGAAATTGAGATATAACTATTAAGTGTTAATCTTGTTACATATTGTCAACGATTTTAGCTGTTGTCCGTTACAATTACGATTTgctgttttatgtgttttagAGGGTCTATTTCTACGCATCATGACTAGAGTTCGGTTATTTCACGAATTTCTGGCTGGTATATACAAATCAAAAGTAGCTGGCGCTCGCACAGGTTTTAGCTTGGATATGCTGATGAGAACTTCACAGAAAGCATGTATTCTTTTAAACACCACTAGATACCACTCAGACTGGAGAAACTATAGGTCGTCTTTGCCTGAGGTAgtgtttttattagttttgaTTTGATATTAGTGCATTTGCTAAATAACTCCTTTAATTACATCATTGTTCATTTAAAAAGAATATCTGTCTCTTAATTATGTCTAACTCATTAACTTCTTTTTGTTaactatggcgccttacagtgcctcgcgttgcgtgttcacaactcgagttgtacaactcgagttgctgtgttgtacaactcggcctgggtttttgatgaactcaagttgtgttacgcaaaactaacacgggttcgtaaagaaagcaaagtgagtaattggggtgtctcatttacagaacatttacagaaatttaatagtaataatttaaatatatatacacatttaaattatatatattggcgatatttgcgcatatttgtTTCTATTAATGtaacgagacaaaaacaattgtagaatgtaaaaagcaaactaaaaaacaaagtATGTGAGAGctgggccacttctttttcaaatgaaaaaagggTTATCTCTCTAgtacctgacaagaaactgaatgaacaccgaaaatgaaaatagaaattatttcaacagcgtttaatgatgcaccaaaataaattccatatagctagagaaaatgaaacgatgagattagatgttctcaagccgagttgttgaactcgagttgttgttgaaagaactcggcttgggttttgatgaactcgagttgaaACTCGAGTTGTAACTTGATACACAACTcaagtttgcaactcgagttgtgcaactcgagttgtacaactcgagttgcaaactcggcacactataattctaataattcgttattagttctagttttacagtacatacatagtttaatttctattagctaacgggtgcctattgatgtaccattgttaatataaccagatctacggttatcctaccgtaataccaatatattgcaccttacttttgaaaagtcgcgttgcgtgttcacaactcgagttgtgcaactcgagttgtgaacacgcaacgcgaggcactgtaaggcgccataattAACCCAATACTTGCGTTGTAGGCATTTTTATATACAGGATGTCTAGCTGCAACTTTGCTGGTTGTGAAAAAGAAAGTGAAAGCTGCTGAAAAGGATGCAGCAGAGCCCAAAGCACTACAAAAAACATTAGGTATGTATCAAACTATTAGTTTTCCACTTATCGAAGGAATGTTGGTAAAGTTTATTAACCTTCTATATGTAACTGTGATTGGTTTATTTTAGTGATCTGGTTTGAGGTGAGGTTGGTACAACTGCTGCATACGAATGCGTTTTGACTACCAGATACTTACTGTCTGCTTTCATGAGCcatcaataaatattatcacAGATTTGCGATCCAAAATTCCAACCACATGAAATGCTTGAGCTAAGTCGCTCAACAAAGAAACAAACctcgttttatttttatttttaattgtctGCTCATGATTTGGCAACACAGAAAACATTTTGGGTATTATTAGCAACAGTTAATTGAGCAAATCGCTCATTGGAAGTGAAACACAAATCTAATGTAAAAGTGTGGATAAGTCGTAGTTGCCAAATGCATGTTACTGAGTTACTTCACATTTGGTCTCTAACTGGCAGCAGTATACCATTGAGTCGCTGAatgattattacataatatattattgcaTAATATGATTATCTTTTCACATTGTTAGATGCTATTCTGGTTTGGGCTATGGTTATACGAACAATTCAAGCAACTTGTATTGCTGCCGGCGCTAGTATATCTTACTGCTAATTCGTTAGACAAGATTAGTACAACTGATTAGTTGTCCAAAAAATCGTTTAGAAAGTTATTAAAAGTAGTGGCCTGAAAATAAGTAATCGGTATTCGGTATTGGCATAAGGTAGCCCTTGACACATGTTATAACTTCTCCAATGCCTTGAGCTTAGCTCACATTCGAATATTGTTTCTCAATGTGACATTTGGGCACAGATATCTGTTGTAAGAATCTCATGGTGTTTTAACAATCTGTCCAGCTGACCTCATGTATGCATTCTACCATTTTTCAGAACTTGTTCTGAAATTGGTGTTTACTTTAATAGATTCATTAATTGTAAATAGTGCTATACTAAAGAAAGGCAGCAGTCTGCCTCCACCATCTTCTTCAAGttgatatttttagtttttggaAACTGTTTATAACTGAAGATAAGTTCATCGTGAAGTAACAAGTACTGGCCGTACTTTACTGTATTCTGTTGCATTAGCCTCATTTCTCAATGTAAATCTAATTTCTAagcagatacatgtatatggaataCAACAGAAGACCTTGTTCTGTTGGTTGGTGTTTTGGCACGTCATGAAATATTAATGCGGGGGTAACAGAAAAAGACATCGTTTCTGGTAGTACTAGTTGCCCCTGTAACAAGTATCTAGTTATTTCCAAATGGGGCTTGAGTTTAACTTGA
Above is a window of Watersipora subatra chromosome 3, tzWatSuba1.1, whole genome shotgun sequence DNA encoding:
- the LOC137391239 gene encoding WD repeat-containing protein 38-like, coding for MAVFNTDFYTHIDVKSFTGHKDEVNCVAFSPDFEILVTGSDDERTRVFNTSTGKMVVRLKGQQGAIRCVAVSPDSKYIASGSFDKSVALYRTCNAELTHKLTAHLKSVESVLFSPCSTLLCTTSWDRTGILWQVETGHMLRLFQGHKGLVQCSAFSPCMRMLATGSWDYTVRVWPLKRSMSEEHIQELCAHKSNVHAVVFSCHNILASGSWDKQIILWNPYNGEMLFCLKGHEGWVQALCFSTDGYLLASAADDDMVKVWSVSNGSCLKTLEGRTDGSSHCGFHPSGALVASGSATSTLSLENKLSTEMTIPGEPPHKLVGEEILDRVTEKAKTRPQSAIGVSSAPSCTVRKERPRTAGTTSSKADLQPLKLSNVERWLTSSCQRL